One part of the Vicia villosa cultivar HV-30 ecotype Madison, WI linkage group LG6, Vvil1.0, whole genome shotgun sequence genome encodes these proteins:
- the LOC131610091 gene encoding legumin A2-like, producing MVAKLLALSLSLCFLLFTTCFAHREQSQQNECQLERLNTLEPDNRIESEGGLIETWNPNNRQFRCTGVALSRVTLQRNALRRPYYSNAPQEIYIQQGNGYFGMVFPGCPETFEEPRESQHGEGRRYRDNHQKVNRFREGDIIAVPTGIVFWMYNDQDTPVIAVTLTDTGNSNNQLDQMPRRFYLAGNHEQEFLRYQHQQGGKEEQENEGNNILSGFKRDFGGYFLEDAFNVNRHIVDRLQGRNEDEEKGAIVKVKGGLSIITPPERQARHTRGSRQEEDEDEKEERQPSHHKSRRDKEEDRQKGGSRSHGDNGLEETVCTAKLRLNISSSSSPDIYNPQAGRIKTVTSLDLPVLKWLRLSAEHGSLRRNAMFVPHYNLNANSILYALKGRARLQVVNCNGNTVFDGELEAGRALTVPQNYAVAAKLVSERFTYVAFKTNDRAYISRLAGTSSAINSMPMDVVAATFNLERNEARQFKSNNPFKFLVPPRESDENRASA from the exons ATGGTTGCTAAGCTTCTTGCACTCTCTCTTTCACTTTGTTTTCTACTTTTCACTACCTGCTTTGCTCACAGAGAACAGTCTCAACAAAATGAGTGTCAGCTGGAACGCCTCAATACCCTCGAGCCTGATAACCGTATAGAGTCGGAAGGTGGACTCATTGAGACTTGGAATCCAAACAACAGGCAATTTCGATGCACAGGTGTCGCCCTCTCTCGTGTTACCCTTCAACGCAATGCCCTTCGCAGACCTTACTATTCCAATGCTCCCCAAGAAATTTACATCCAACAAG GTAATGGATATTTTGGCATGGTATTCCCTGGTTGTCCTGAGACCTTTGAGGAGCCAAGAGAATCTCAACATGGAGAGGGGCGCAGGTATAGAGACAACCACCAAAAGGTAAACCGATTCAGAGAGGGTGATATCATTGCAGTTCCTACTGGTATTGTATTTTGGATGTACAATGACCAAGATACTCCAGTTATTGCAGTCACTCTTACCGATACGGGCAACTCCAATAACCAGCTTGATCAAATGCCTAGG AGATTCTATCTTGCTGGGAACCATGAGCAAGAATTTCTACGATACCAGCATCAACAAGgaggaaaagaagaacaagaaaatGAAGGCAACAACATTTTGAGTGGCTTCAAGAGGGATTTT GGAGGGT ATTTCTTGGAAGATGCTTTCAACGTGAACAGGCATATAGTGGACAGACTTCAAGGCAGGAACGAAGATGAAGAGAAGGGAGCCATTGTCAAAGTGAAGGGTGGTCTCAGCATCATAACCCCACCAGAGAGGCAAGCACGCCACACGAGAGGCAGCAGacaagaagaagacgaagatgaAAAGGAAGAGAGGCAGCCAAGTCATCATAAAAGCAGAAGAGACAAAGAGGAAGACCGCCAAAAAGGTGGAAGCAGAAGCCATGGAGACAATGGGCTTGAGGAAACCGTTTGCACTGCCAAACTTCGGCTGAACATTAGCTCATCTTCATCACCAGACATCTACAATCCTCAAGCTGGTAGAATCAAAACTGTTACCAGCCTTGACCTCCCAGTTCTCAAGTGGCTCAGACTAAGTGCTGAACATGGATCTCTCCGCAGA AATGCTATGTTCGTGCCTCACTACAACCTCAACGCAAACAGCATATTATACGCATTGAAGGGACGTGCAAGGCTACAAGTTGTGAACTGCAATGGCAACACTGTGTTTGATGGGGAGCTAGAAGCCGGTCGTGCATTGACAGTGCCACAAAACTATGCAGTGGCTGCTAAGTTAGTAAGCGAGAGGTTCACATATGTAGCATTCAAGACCAATGATAGAGCTTATATTTCAAGACTTGCAGGGACATCTTCAGCTATAAATAGTATGCCGATGGATGTGGTTGCAGCGACATTCAACTTGGAGAGGAATGAGGCAAGGCAATTTAAGTCCAACAACCCCTTCAAATTTTTAGTTCCACCTCGTGAATCTGATGAGAACAGAGCTTCGGCTTAA